A single Antechinus flavipes isolate AdamAnt ecotype Samford, QLD, Australia chromosome 5, AdamAnt_v2, whole genome shotgun sequence DNA region contains:
- the ETFBKMT gene encoding LOW QUALITY PROTEIN: electron transfer flavoprotein beta subunit lysine methyltransferase (The sequence of the model RefSeq protein was modified relative to this genomic sequence to represent the inferred CDS: inserted 2 bases in 1 codon; substituted 1 base at 1 genomic stop codon) yields the protein MTCAACTVHPPHLSVVKALNSSNYASFPWRHFLYRTSRNILGPEVQVFLEENTEVTNSRNLTPEIQLRLLITQCRFWWERADLWSYSDLYWAIYWPGGQALTRFAGVAALLNCKLNKLDPLSILTKNILDLEPDKWELVLGDMFXVYLSNRLLQWLRKYILTHGTKVLIADPGRPQFCGHRIQNHLXKVVTYSLSELTEGNNNLTICQFTKSLVSDVSGHATSLNSGSCSTERLDTEACKHKSLFHVVTSCTLLQASGLPPELPLTPVKLLLNC from the exons ATGACATGtgcagcatgcactgtacatcccccgCACCTGTCTGTGGTGAAGGCTTTGAATAGTAGCAATTATGCCTCTTTTCCTTGGAGACACTTTCTCTACAGAACTTCCAGAAACATCTTGGGCCCAGAAGTACAGGTCTTCCTGGAGGAGAATACTGAAGTGACTAATAGTAGAAATCTCACCCCTGAAATCCAACTTCGACTTTTGATAACTCAATGCAGATTCTGGTGGGAAAGAGCTGACTTATGGTCCTACAGTGATCTTTACTGGGCAATATACTGGCCAGGAGGTCAGGCTCTAACTAGGT TTGCAGGAGTGGCTGCTTTGTTAAACTGCAAATTAAATAAGCTGGATCCCCTTTCCATTTTAACTAAAAACATCTTGGACTTAGAACCAGATAAGTGGGAACTTGTCCTAGGAGATATGTT TGTTTACCTTTCAAATAGACTTCTTCAGTGGTtgaggaaatatattttgacaCATGGAACAAAAGTGCTGATTGCTGATCCTGGGAGACCACAATTCTGTGGACACAGAATTCAGAATCACTTATAAAAGGTAGTAACATACTCACTTTCAGAGCTCACTGAAGGAAACAATAACCTGACAA TTTGCCAGTTTACCAAATCCCTGGTCTCGGATGTCTCTGGCCATGCTACCTCTCTGAACAGTGGTTCTTGTTCAACAGAACGCCTGGACACAGAGGCTTGCAAACACAAGTCTTTATTCCACGTGGTCACATCCTGTACTCTCCTGCAGGCTTCCGGACTTCCTCCTGAACTCCCGCTGACTCCTGTTAAACTTCTCCTAAACTGCTAA